GCCGCATCATCGGGATCAGATCACGCACATCAAGCGTTTCTTTTATAGTGTCCGTCATTGTATGTGTCTCCTTATATCCATCCGAGTTGTTGTTTTGCTTCAAGCGACATCATCATTGGGTCCCAGGCGGGCTGCCAGATTAATTGAACATCAACACTGGCTGCCCCGGTGAGTTGTTCAACTGCAAACGTTGCCTCATCCACCAAATGCGAACCCAATGGGCAGGCGGGAGTCGTCATCGTCATCGTGATCAGGACATGGTCATCCAGCACCTGCGCTTCATACACCAGCCCCAGGTCAACGATATTAATCCCCAGTTCAGGATCGATCACTTGTTTTAGGGCTGCGATCACATCATCATAGTTTAGCGTCATCCTCACGGTCTCCATTTCTGTACGGCAGAAACAGCCGCTCCCGCCGTATTTTCGCCGCGTTTTAGTGACCCGAACCAGCGGTCAGTTGTCCATCAAAAATCGTTGGGTCGGGGTCGCCATCAACCAGCAGATACCCCACTAACCCGCGCTCCAGGCGGCTTAGCGCGTGGTCCACCAGGATGAAACGCCCCGGCACATCCAGCGTGACCTCAACTATCGTCGCACCACCCGGCGGCACGAGCGTCGTCTGCACATCCGTCAGCGGCGGACTGGTGAGCGATGCCCGGTCGTACACACGATCCATGATCTCGCCAATAACGTGGAACGACGAGGTGAAGTTCGGCCCACCGACGCCAAAGTAGAGGCGCACGGTTTCACCCACGTTGGCACGCAGCGCGTTGTCATCTGTGGTCAAACCACCTGCCGCGCCATTGAACACGAAGTATTCGGGCGCTTCAGCCAGCATTTTGGCATGATCGAAGTGAACGTAACCCTGCGTGCCAAAGGGTTCCTCGGTATAAATTTCGCCGTGCATGACATAAAATTCGCGGTCAACCGGGGCCAAACCCGCTTCCGGCTCGACCAGGATCATGCCGTACATGCCATTGGCGATATGGTGCGCCACGCTGGGCGTCGCGCAGTGATACACATACAGGCCAGGATTCAACGCTTTGAACGAGAACACAGTCTCATCGCCAGGATTCAGATTGCTGTAGACCGCCCCGCCACCAGGACCGGTCGCTGCATGAAAATCTACCGAATGCGGGAATTGACTTGTTGTGTCGTTGCGGAAATGCACCTCAACAGTATCACCGACACGCACGCGCAGCATGGGGCCAGGCACCGTGCCGTTAAACGTGAAATACGTCATAGACGTGTTATCCGCCAACTGACCGACAACTTCCTCGGCGACCAAATCCACCTGGACGGTTTGCGGCTCGCGTTCGCCCACCGGTGCGGGCCCATTGGCCGGGTGTTGCACAATGTTGGCACCGGTCACAGTTGGGGCAGATGGTTGGCCGACGACAAGCTTGCCCCACATCCCAGCCTGCCGGTGGCCCGGAACGGAACAGTAATACACGAATTCGCCGACCTGATCGGCAGTAAACGTAATGCTGTCTTGTTCATCTCGCCCGGAAAACTGGTCGGATTGGGCGTTGAATTCGTCAATAATCACGTCGTGCAGCATCCTGTCAGCGTTAATCAAGGTGATCTTGACCACATCACCAGGGTTCGCGGTCAGGGTGGGGTTGATTTGACCATCAATATCACCACCAACACCGACAAACTCCAGTTGGCCCGTATCGCCACCGGTGAGCAAGGTGTATTCAACGGTCACGTTCGCCGACTTGTCATCAAAAATAGGTCCGGGATCGGGAGTTTCTGCTAGCGATAATCCCACTGTCAAAGTGATTATCACTCAGCTAGCAACAATCAAAGTGAGTGTTAGCGTTAATATGGATTTGTGTGTCATCAATATCTCTCGCCTTTCGAGTCTGGATGGTCCTGCGAAAAAATAATCTGGTAGGGCAGCCCAATTGCATTTGTAGGGCAAACATCCTCACAAATTGCGCAATAGGTGCAGGTTTGAGGGCGCACAACGACGGCTTTTCCGCCAATTTCACCTAACGCACCCGTGGGACACAGGACGATACAATCGCCGCAACCGGTACAGCGCACGTTGTCGATCTGGGGGGTCCATTGTTGCTGGATAGTCATGGGGCAACCCTTCTACTTTCAATTGACCGAAGCATAAACCATTTCACATACGGTCACATTGATGGGCGTCAATCGAATTGATCTGGATCAAGTAGAGGGGTAAAACAGCAAGAAGAATCGGAGGCGGCCTTTTACCGAACGGCCATCGTCCGCAATAGTTCAGCGTTGGTAATCATGATCTTGTGGCGGTCGAAGCGGATAACCCCTGTATCCTGGAGCTTAGCGAGCACCCGGCTGATCGTTTCAGGTGTCGTCGCCAGGTGCGCCGCAATGGCAGCTCGCGTCACACCCGGACCACTCAGCGATGGATTCTCGGCCTGTGCTAATAAGAACCGAGCCAGTCGGACAATCACCGGGTATAGGGTCAGGTCTTCGATCTGGTGACCCAGAGCACGAATACGCGCCCCCATCATTTTCAGCGCCGCGTGCGCCATGACAGGATAGCGATCCAGGGTGCGCTCCATCATCTCAGTTGGCAGCAGCCACGCTGACACAGGACTCATGGCAATCGCATTGGCAGGCGTAGGACCACCATCCAGTGCTGCAATATCATTGAATGAATCACCGGGGCCAAGCAAGTGGAGAATATACTCATTACCGGCCAAACTCAGCTTGGTGATTTTGATATTGCCATCCTCGATGATCCACAAACCACGCGATTCGTCGCCTTCGAAAAAGATCGCTTCGTCCGGGGAAAATGTGAGATGAATAGCCTCACGCGCCAGACCAGCAAGTTCACCAGGAACTAACACACTGAAATACGGTATTTCCGCTAAGTACTCGTTTAAGGGCGTGGCAGATTCAGGAGTTTTCATCGTTGATTGTTTAGTCCGCTCTCATTCAACATTCAGGTCACTAGCGTACCATAACGCCCCCGGACTTGGAAGGTTCCAGAACATCAGCACTGGAAGAAATAGCTTTAAATGCGCCATAGAATGCATTTTCGACAAAGCTTCCCCCAAAAAACTATTGCTCAGGTGCACACTGTGCAGCACCTGAGCAATTCTTGTTGCAATACCTTTTGCCGAAAATCGGGACATCTCTATCCCGCGCCGTTCGCGCTAACCGGTCGTATCGGGGATAAGGTGGAAATTCGCACGATTGGCGTTGACACCGCGCACTGGCTCGAACCGGTCCCAGTATGCCACGTAATCTTTGGTGACTGTGACTCCGACAAACATCGAGGCAGGAGCGCCAACGGCAAGACGGCTGCTCACCGTAAGCACACCAGAGCCAGCCGGGTTTCCGTCTGCATCCGCATAGGCGATGCGCATCACGGCCAGACCAGACCGCGCATCTGTGCGCTCAGCGATGGTGTCTCCGATGACAGGCGGGATGGTGCCCGGCGCTTCCACAAAGCTGATGAGATCCGTCACCGTGTACGTTCCCTCTCCCGTAGGCCGCAACCCATGTTCTGGGTAGGTCGTCCACGTTCCGCCGCCAGTTACCGCAGTGGGGTCGTCGGTTTGAAACGTTCCGGAACCGGTGAGCATGATGATCGTGCCATCCTGTGCGTAGGCGTAGGCGACACCGCCCTCCCCAGACGCGAAGGGCTCCATAAAAGGCTCGTCGTCAACGAACTGGAAAATATCCCAACGGTAGGTGGCGGCGCCGTCTTGAGCGCTCGCGCTTTTGATTCCAAACGTGACGCCGCCGAGTAACCCGACGAGCACACCGATCACCACGAAACTTCTTATTGTCCGCATAGTCATTGCTCCTTGTGCTTACGATCGAATACGCATATCGGACAATCGATTGAGGTCAGTATCAACTCCAAAACGCACCACTGGCGCTACTGACCAGCAGATTGCATTCTGATGTTGAGGCGGTGTCGAAGGTCTCTGCCGCCGGCCTAATTGCATCTGCTGTCCGATTTCTCTCTGACCATACCATCCATTGGTTTGCGCGTCTCCGACTTAAGTCGAATTTGCTCATACCGCTAAAAAACCTCATTGTGGATGAAGTTTTTTTCTGCCCGATTCAGAATAGATGTGCATAGTAGACAGCACGCCTCTATCAATCAATCTCCAAGGATTGCCCACACCCCGCAATCACGACCTTTCCAGCCTCTCCGGTTTGTATATCAGAAACGAATTCTTCCCACATAGTGTCATGGAACTTTTTATTTGTTGCTGCGATAGTTGACAGATATCCGTTGGAGATATAATATTCAAGTATTCTCTTTATAAAAGGAATATCGTGCATAGGAACACTATCCATGGACATCAAATACCAGCAGAAGAGCCGACTGTACGACCTCTTCGCCCAGATCGGCAAGGCACTGTCCAGTCCTGGCAGGCTGGAACTTCTGGACTTGCTAACTCAGGCCCCGCGCACCGTCGAAGAACTCGCGGTCGAAACGGGCATGAGCATCTCCAACACCTCGCAGCATTTACAGCGGCTCAAGCAGGCACACCTGGTTGCAACCGAGCGGGAAGGAACCTTCATCCGCTACCGGCTGGCTGCTTCTGCCGTGGGTGAACTCTGGCACACGCTGCGCCAGGTGGCCGAACAGCAGCTTAGCGATGTTGACCTGGCCCTGGACGACTATCGCGAGCGACGTCACGAGTTTGAGCGCATCAGTGCCCAGGACTTACGGCTGCGCCTTCAAAGCAGAGACGTGGTCCTGCTTGATGCGCGTCCTACGGTGGAGTACGAAACCGGCCATCTGCCCGGCGCGCTGTCCGTCCCGGTCGAAACTGTAGAACAGTTGCTGAAATCACTTCCCGACGACAAGACCATTGTGGCTTACTGTCGCGGCCCTTACTGCGTGCTGGCCGATGAAGTCCTGGCAATGTTCGCCCAGGCTGGCAGACAGGTTGCACGGCTGGAAGAAGGCGTTACCGAGTGGCAGATGGCAGGTTATGAAGTCTCTCGTGCATAATCACTGAAGGAGAAAGTACACATCCAATGGATAGTCCAACCGCACAAAATATCCTGATTATTATCAACGATGGACCCTACGGCAATGAGCGTGCTTATAATGCGCTGCGCCTGGGGATGAATCTGGCGAAACGGGCCGAGGCAACTGTGCGTGTATTTCTGGTAGGCGATGGCGTGGCATGCGCCAAACGCAACCAGACCACGCCCCAGGGATACTATAATGTCGAGCGGATGCTCAAA
This sequence is a window from Aggregatilinea lenta. Protein-coding genes within it:
- a CDS encoding metal-sulfur cluster assembly factor, with the translated sequence MTLNYDDVIAALKQVIDPELGINIVDLGLVYEAQVLDDHVLITMTMTTPACPLGSHLVDEATFAVEQLTGAASVDVQLIWQPAWDPMMMSLEAKQQLGWI
- the nirK gene encoding copper-containing nitrite reductase — translated: MTVEYTLLTGGDTGQLEFVGVGGDIDGQINPTLTANPGDVVKITLINADRMLHDVIIDEFNAQSDQFSGRDEQDSITFTADQVGEFVYYCSVPGHRQAGMWGKLVVGQPSAPTVTGANIVQHPANGPAPVGEREPQTVQVDLVAEEVVGQLADNTSMTYFTFNGTVPGPMLRVRVGDTVEVHFRNDTTSQFPHSVDFHAATGPGGGAVYSNLNPGDETVFSFKALNPGLYVYHCATPSVAHHIANGMYGMILVEPEAGLAPVDREFYVMHGEIYTEEPFGTQGYVHFDHAKMLAEAPEYFVFNGAAGGLTTDDNALRANVGETVRLYFGVGGPNFTSSFHVIGEIMDRVYDRASLTSPPLTDVQTTLVPPGGATIVEVTLDVPGRFILVDHALSRLERGLVGYLLVDGDPDPTIFDGQLTAGSGH
- a CDS encoding ATP-binding protein; the encoded protein is MTIQQQWTPQIDNVRCTGCGDCIVLCPTGALGEIGGKAVVVRPQTCTYCAICEDVCPTNAIGLPYQIIFSQDHPDSKGERY
- a CDS encoding Crp/Fnr family transcriptional regulator translates to MKTPESATPLNEYLAEIPYFSVLVPGELAGLAREAIHLTFSPDEAIFFEGDESRGLWIIEDGNIKITKLSLAGNEYILHLLGPGDSFNDIAALDGGPTPANAIAMSPVSAWLLPTEMMERTLDRYPVMAHAALKMMGARIRALGHQIEDLTLYPVIVRLARFLLAQAENPSLSGPGVTRAAIAAHLATTPETISRVLAKLQDTGVIRFDRHKIMITNAELLRTMAVR
- a CDS encoding ArsR/SmtB family transcription factor codes for the protein MDIKYQQKSRLYDLFAQIGKALSSPGRLELLDLLTQAPRTVEELAVETGMSISNTSQHLQRLKQAHLVATEREGTFIRYRLAASAVGELWHTLRQVAEQQLSDVDLALDDYRERRHEFERISAQDLRLRLQSRDVVLLDARPTVEYETGHLPGALSVPVETVEQLLKSLPDDKTIVAYCRGPYCVLADEVLAMFAQAGRQVARLEEGVTEWQMAGYEVSRA
- a CDS encoding DsrE/DsrF/TusD sulfur relay family protein, with translation MDSPTAQNILIIINDGPYGNERAYNALRLGMNLAKRAEATVRVFLVGDGVACAKRNQTTPQGYYNVERMLKPILQRGQVAV